The nucleotide sequence CTGCTGACATTAGAAGTACCCTCCTTTCCTTTAGGTTATGTGCGAAGCCCGTTTACAAGCTGCATCATTTGATCAGAGATCGAAATGGATTTGGCGTTGAATTGATATTGACGCTGTGACGTCATCAATTCGGTCATTTCTTGCCCCATATCAACATTCGACATCTCTAGTGCACGCTGCTTCACGCCTACTTGCTGTGGGTCAGCTGGCGCAACAACGTCTTGCTCTGCAATCCCTAGTTCTTGAAGATTTGGCAGGGCGAACTGATTGTCACCTGCAGAAACGAGCAGCTGTGGGCGGATCACTTCACTTACAGCAATTTGCCCGGCATTTTGCTGCGGTCCTGTTGGCATGTCAATCATAATTTGCCCGCTTTCATCAATATTAATCTTTTCAAATCCAGCGGGGATCTGAATTGGGCCATTCGTGCCGAGCACACGATCACCATTTGCAGTGACTAAGTCCAGTACATTCGGGTTGCCTGCAGATGGTGAGACATAGAATGCTCCATCACGCGTATAGCGTGTTGTCACTTGTCCGTTATTATCGACAGACGAGATTTCAAAGAAATGATTTTCTTTTGCTAGCGCAAGGTCCAGGTCACGATCCGTTGTCTTAATACCGCCTTGTTCAAGCACAAGCTCTGTTTCAGACAAACGGGCTCCGACGCCTGTACGGATCCCATTTGGGGTACGGCGGCCTGTCTCTTCTGCTTCACGTCGTTGATTATCGAACTGCTGTACGAGCAAATCTTGAAAGTTCGTTTCGCGGCGTTTGTAACCGTTCGTATTCGAATTGGCCAAGTTGTGTCCGATTGTATCAATCTTACGCTGTAACTGTCCCATTGACACTGACGCATTAATCATTGAACGATTCATACTTTAAACCCCTTCCTATCTTACACGGCCTACTTCATTCACAGCCTTGTCCATGCTCTGGTCATATGCACGAAGGACACGCTGGTTCACTTCAAACGTCCGGTAAGCCGTCATCATATCTGTCATCGTCTGCTGCACATCAACATTCGAACGCTCTTCAAATCCTTGCTTTAAGGAATAAGCAATATCAGCATTTCCGATTGCACTGTTCAACGCACCACCGCCGTCAACTGCAAATAAGCCGTTTCCTTCCTTAATAAGCGCATCAGGATTATCCGCAAAGGTAACATTAATTTGCGCAACTTCCACTCCGCCTTCTAATACCGTTCCATCATCTCTTACCGTAAAGTCATTACCAAACAGCTGAATCGGATTTCCATCTGCACTCAGCACATAGTTCCCTTCGTTTGTCACAAGGCTTCCATTCGCGTCCAATGAGAAATCCCCATTACGAGTATAACGCGGCTCTCCATTCGCATTCTGCACTTCAAAGAACAAAGCACCCGGCAGATTTGTTTCTTCATTAATCGGTACATTCTGTGATAAGAGGGCAATATCCGTATTCCGGCCTGTTTGACGCAAATCTCCTTGCGTCATATTCGGAATCGTTTCCTGCAAGTATACCCCCGTATTAATCGGCC is from Bacillus tianshenii and encodes:
- a CDS encoding flagellar hook-basal body protein, with the protein product MLRGYYTAAAGMMAQQRRQEMLTNNLSNANTPGYKADRASLRAFPEMLMSVYNTEEMPNNRTFKNSKLLGPINTGVYLQETIPNMTQGDLRQTGRNTDIALLSQNVPINEETNLPGALFFEVQNANGEPRYTRNGDFSLDANGSLVTNEGNYVLSADGNPIQLFGNDFTVRDDGTVLEGGVEVAQINVTFADNPDALIKEGNGLFAVDGGGALNSAIGNADIAYSLKQGFEERSNVDVQQTMTDMMTAYRTFEVNQRVLRAYDQSMDKAVNEVGRVR
- a CDS encoding flagellar hook-basal body protein, which encodes MNRSMINASVSMGQLQRKIDTIGHNLANSNTNGYKRRETNFQDLLVQQFDNQRREAEETGRRTPNGIRTGVGARLSETELVLEQGGIKTTDRDLDLALAKENHFFEISSVDNNGQVTTRYTRDGAFYVSPSAGNPNVLDLVTANGDRVLGTNGPIQIPAGFEKINIDESGQIMIDMPTGPQQNAGQIAVSEVIRPQLLVSAGDNQFALPNLQELGIAEQDVVAPADPQQVGVKQRALEMSNVDMGQEMTELMTSQRQYQFNAKSISISDQMMQLVNGLRT